A genomic region of Corticium candelabrum chromosome 22, ooCorCand1.1, whole genome shotgun sequence contains the following coding sequences:
- the LOC134197638 gene encoding uncharacterized protein LOC134197638: protein MVPSSMWLTAVFLVLLTALEAVVWSLPDADCSDVCLPLPRCDHISNLSPLETFPSGTTALEVSGRLEKKISRGDLDFQKLVQLRGDGLVIVNEEETNTWCGNETRPCVNCQNGQPAATDDRDNADQCADRLMSGRLHSRLKLLQRLANREWPNRQVRVLEAWEEPTATNTGGIHPAYSLHYEGRAARVDVSVELPSQVPAVPDSSEDPQLVSRLGALAICAGFDHVSHDVTDAVNYLSISVKKQKGKYGRITTFLSGATFTEVDIPHGHDLNYKLSHNSCHSCPLFDSDGQSDHQLSPHYRVSDFLSHHPVTTQPYRYFRLRPELVYCLEVVRTALNEDLRVISGYRTITEDQSKPSNQTDTRLHITGQGLQTQTTNSHIKPYDLATAVAEECGTYFISRGQNIGITLLSDSVYFDIRDSFFISMGYNVNQPTLQEFHDQMSNAISTSDRRVKYNRACDASSPSAQSASYKYKEIPQDLGGDQCQSKSQTSNYCSQTEQSRNAWVESIWQTVKLKYFKQTNDEMQLAIKDCLEPCGQCTTGETWKTKLAGCNKFVHWAPLQLTISSQQQTNSDASFYPSNNQMATAKACESNKKCISHTEMFSTLASAIEATYYPTNTSLNTEKLFGMPHNPTPLFDIMQETFAMHASGNTTVWISSTENMAALLDVFKANTALLIHNRQVDKVTIWYLESQLNEVTVIKFLENSIRHWTHSGCISTSRSHATPYEARPFTE, encoded by the exons ATGGTACCGTCATCAATGTGGCTTACAGCAGTCTTTCTAGTTTTACTGACTGCTCTAGAGGCGGTCGTCTGGTCTCTTCCAGACGCGGACTGTTCTGATGTTTGTTTGCCCCTTCCGCGATGTGACCATATCTCCAATCTGTCTCCTCTAGAAACATTTCCTAGCGGTACAACTGCTCTTGAGGTAAGCGGAAGGCTTGAAAAGAAAATTTCGAGAGGTGATCTGGACTTTCAAAA GTTAGTTCAACTGAGAGGGGACGGTTTAGTGATTGTGAACGAGGAGGAGACAAATACTTGGTGCGGCAACGAAACTCGTCCTTGTGTCAACTGTCAGAATGGACAGCCAGCAGCTACAGATGATAGAGACAATGCTGATCAGTGCGCAGACAGACTAATGAGTGGGAGGCTACATTCACGTCTGAAGCTGCTGCAACGCTTAGCAAACAGAGAATGGCCAAATC GTCAGGTGCGAGTTCTGGAAGCATGGGAAGAGCCAACAGCAACGAATACTGGTGGTATTCATCCTGCATATTCACTTCATTATGAAGGAAGAGCTGCTCGAGTAGACGTTTCTGTAGAACTGCCGTCTCAAGTACCag CTGTACCAGATAGCTCAGAAGACCCTCAATTGGTTTCAAGACTTGGAGCTTTGGCTATATGTGCTGGATTCGATCATGTATCACACGATGTAACAGATGCTGTAAATTACTTGTCGATATCAGTAAAAAAGCAAAAAGGCAAGTACGGTCGCATAACAACATTTCTCTCTGGAGCAACCTTCACTGAAGTTGACATACCACATGGTCATGACCTTAACTACAAGCTGTCACATAACAG TTGCCACAGTTGTCCACTTTTTGACAGCGATGGTCAATCTGACCACCAACTCTCACCTCATTATCGTGTCTCAGACTTCTTGTCTCACCATCCAGTCACGACTCAACCTTACAGATACTTTCGTCTTCGACCTGAGCTTGTCTATTGCCTTGAAGTTGTACGCACTGCTCTAAATGAAGACCTCCGTGTTATTTCTGGGTACCGAACAATAACAGAAGATCAGAGCAAGCCAAGCAATCAAACTGACACAAGACTGCATATTACAGGACAAGgcttacaaacacaaacaaccaatTCACACATTAAACCATATGACTTAGCAACTGCAGTTGCAGAAGAATGTGGAACATATTTTATCAGTCGAGGTCAAAATATTGGTATCACCTTACTGAGTGACAGCGTGTATTTTGACATCCGAGATAGCTTCTTCATCTCCATGGGTTACAATGTCAATCAACCAACTCTTCAAGAGTTTCACGATCAAATGTCAAACGCAATATCGACTT CTGATCGAAGAGTCAAATACAACAGAGCATGTGATGCTTCGTCTCCATCTGCTCAGTCTGCATCctacaaatacaaagaaaTACCTCA AGATCTGGGTGGTGACCAGTGCCAGTCAAAGAGTCAGACCAGCAACTATTGCTCACAGACTGAACAG AGTCGTAATGCATGGGTGGAGTCTATTTGGCAAACAGTCAAACTCAAgtatttcaaacaaacaaacgacgAAATGCAACTTGCTATTAAAGACTGCCTGGAGCCATGCGGACAATGTACTACAG GAGAAACATGGAAAACGAAGCTTGCTGGCTGTAATAAATTTGTCCACTGGGCTCCACTCCAGCTGACTATTAGctcacaacaacagacaaattcTGACGCCTCATTCTACCCATCAAATAATCAAATGGCTACAGCAAAGGCTTGTGAAAGCAACAAGAAATGCATCTCTCACACTGAGATGTTCTCTACACTTG CTTCAGCTATCGAAGCAACGTACTATCCAACTAATACATCTCTTAACACTGAAAAGTTGTTTGGCATGCCACACAATCCAACCCCTCTCTTTGATATTATGCAAGAAACATTTGCAATGCACGCATCTGGTAACACAACAGTGTGGATCTCATCAACGGAAAACATGGCAGCTCTATTAGATGTCTTCAAGGCAAACACA GCTCTTCTGATTCAcaacagacaagttgacaaagtGACCATATGGTATCTTGAGAGTCAACTTAATGAAGTAACTGTCATTAAATTTTTGGAAAATTCAATTCGTCATTGGACCCACAGTGGCTGCATAAGCACATCCCGAAGTCATGCTACTCCGTACGAAGCTCGACCCTTTACAGAATGA